In Rubrobacter calidifluminis, the genomic stretch CTGGTCAACCTGCACTCTGCGGCCGGGGTGGGCAACGCGATGGGGGCGCTGGTCAACGCCCGTTTCGGTCGCTCGCCGCTGGTGGTGACGGCCGGGCAGCAGGCGAGGCCCATGATCACGCTGGAGGCGTTGCTCACGAACGTGCACGCGACCCGGTTGCCGGAGCCATTGGTGAAGTGGAGCTACGAGCCGCCGCGGGCCGAGGAGGTCCCCGCTGCGATCTCGCGTGCGGTACACACCGCATCCCTGCCCCCGCGCGGGCCGGTCTTCGTCTCGGTGCCGCTGGACGACTGGTCCACGGATGTCGACCGGGAGCAGCTCGAGCTTCTGCGCGAGAGGCGGGTCGACGCGCCGGGCGTGCTGGAGGAGGGGGCGGTGCGCCGGCTGGCCCGGAGAATAGATCGGGCCGAAAGTCCCGTCTTCGTCGTGGGTTCCGAGGTCGATACCGGGGGAGCGTTCCAGGATGCCGTCAGGCTCGCCGAGAAGAGCCGCATGCCGGTCTGGGTCGCACCATCCGGATATCGCTGCCCCTTCCCGACGGACCACCCCTGCTTCCGCGGCGTGCTCCCGATCGGGATGAAGTCGCTCGCAGAATGCCTGCGTGGCCACGATCTCGTCCTGGTGGCCGGGGCGCCGGTCTTCCGCTACCACGCCTACGAGCCGGGGCGCTACCTGCCGCCGGGGGCCTCCCTGGTCGCTCTGACCCAGGACCCGGAGGAGGCCGCCCGGGCGCCCTTCGGAGAAGCCCTGCTCGTCGACGTGCCCTCGGCGTTGCGGCAGCTCGCCGGGGCGGTCTCGCACTCCGGCAGGCCCGAACCGGAGCCGCCACCCCGACCCACCCCGGCGCCCCAGAGCCTCCCGCTCTCCCCGGGCGCGGTCTACGACGTGCTCGACGACGTCCTCCCGGAGGGAACGATCTTCGTCAACGAGTCGACGGTGGACAAGGAAATCTTCTGGGAGCGGGTGAGGATGCGGCAGCCCGGCAGCTACTACTTCGCGGCCGCCGGCGGGCTCGGCTTCGGGATGCCGG encodes the following:
- the mdlC gene encoding benzoylformate decarboxylase, which codes for MPTVREAVYELLRGWGMTTIFGNPGSNELPFLSDFPSDFRYVLGLHEGVVAGMADGYAQATGRPVLVNLHSAAGVGNAMGALVNARFGRSPLVVTAGQQARPMITLEALLTNVHATRLPEPLVKWSYEPPRAEEVPAAISRAVHTASLPPRGPVFVSVPLDDWSTDVDREQLELLRERRVDAPGVLEEGAVRRLARRIDRAESPVFVVGSEVDTGGAFQDAVRLAEKSRMPVWVAPSGYRCPFPTDHPCFRGVLPIGMKSLAECLRGHDLVLVAGAPVFRYHAYEPGRYLPPGASLVALTQDPEEAARAPFGEALLVDVPSALRQLAGAVSHSGRPEPEPPPRPTPAPQSLPLSPGAVYDVLDDVLPEGTIFVNESTVDKEIFWERVRMRQPGSYYFAAAGGLGFGMPAAVGVKMALPERPVVAVIGDGSAQYSIQALWSAANYGLPVTFVILRNESYAVLEWFGGVLGTGDVPGTELPGIDTTKLAGGYGVAARRVETTGELAAALKDALSSGAPDLIEVPVGRP